In Tachysurus fulvidraco isolate hzauxx_2018 chromosome 9, HZAU_PFXX_2.0, whole genome shotgun sequence, the sequence AATAATGGGAGTATCAGATTATTTTTCAAAGTTCTGCGGAGAAATGAGAAATGCTTACTGGATAAATACTGCAACTGTCCTCCTCTTGTATCCCTTCCAttactagcacacacacacaaaaagatttAATTCAGCATGTTTAGAAGTGTTCAACATGTGTACGAGTGGTCAAATCAATAAAAGAGCAAGACgattgtttttccctctgttagAAAGCCTTACAAAGAATTTTACTGGTTGAAGATGATGCCTTCAAATAGCTGAAtctgaacaagcacttggggtaATCATATAATCAATAAAAAGTAATCACctgtgtagaaaaaaatatatattttttttactttcctttCAAAATATCACCTTTAATAGGCAAGacaaactacaaattcttaaatctccgagtgtctactttcacatgagcttcatatttacatttacattcacatttacagcatttggcagatgccgtTTTTCAGAGCgattttatctcatttcatgcaactaagcaattgagggttaagggttttgctcaggggcccagcaatgacagcttggtggacctgggatttgaactcacaaccttccgattgataGTCTAACACCTTAATCAATAGGCCACCACATCCTTATTAACCGCCAATGTGGAGTTAAATTGTCCTCCAAGGTGCTAAGAAACCTTTTACACCTGCACCATCAAGAGCATCCTGATGGAAAGCATCACAGCCTGGTTTAAGAaccaagaagaaaaaacaaagctcCACAGAGGGTGGTGCTATCATCTAAGGGAACCATCCCCATTGATCTCTCTGCCCTTCTGTCTATCTGCTGCAAGCGGTACTGGACCAAGGCCAAAACGATTGTGAAGTACCTCAACCATCCAAAACATGGACTCAGATCTCTGCTGTAGTCACAAAAGAGCTTCCACTCCCTGAAGACAAACATAGAGAGAATCAGGAGGAGCTTCTTCCCTGCAGGCTATTCAGGCCCTCAACCAGGACAATAGATCACACTTGTCTGAACAACAACCACAAACAGCCTGATACGGCATACATACTGCACAAACTACACtttgtacacactacacagtatgtAGTCATACTGCTTCTGTCACTGATTTTGTCACTAATTACATATCCTACCTGTATCgataaagtatatttttattgaaaattcTATCTATATGTCACAGGCATTCAGAAAAAAAGCGCCTTTTTTCTTGTAACACTGCGTATGGTCTTGTATGTGGCCAATACaattgaaatttaaaataattgcaGTGCATTGGGACAATAAATGTTTGTCTTAAATGTCAGTCCTTCTTAATTTAAACACAAGAGCTTGCACAAATATTCACCCCTTAAAAGTATTTACGAGTATTTTCCCAACTTAAAAGCTTCCAGTTCACCTACAGTTACTGGGAGGTtgaaagaaaccagagaacccacaGAAAACCAGTTTAGAGAAGAACCGCATTTGGGTATTATGATCAAATGTCCACAAATCTTTAGCCACACAGTATATGTGCTATGAATAGTCACAAAAGAACCTATAATTTTCAAACAATGGCCCATAATGTTTAACTCCTCCATATAAAATGTGTCATGTGCTCTCGATTAGGGACAAATTAGTTTTCTATTCACCAACTGGCATGTTTTCAGGAGATGGCAGAAAACCGGAGAACCCGAAGGAAACTTTCTCAGGCATAAGTAGAACATGTGAAAGTTAACAGAGACAgcaacctgagctcaggatcgaatGCTACAACATGTGGAAGGATTTACGAAGGCTGATTACACGTGCATACGATAGTAATAACATCATCATAAGCAAAATCTTATTAGAGTTACTTTTGTTAAGttgtaaaacagaaaaaaaaatccatgtcgTGTTAGTTAACCTGTTTAATTCTGCACATGCTGTTAGTTTATCGTGGAAAAGTGTATCGTTTCTGATTATTAATCATTTCCTCGATTAATACTCATCAGGATTtacagtttgtttaaaaaacccaaaacatcaACCCAGAAACAATGCAGTATGAAAACCTGCTACAGttatatatttagatttctACCTGTAATAGAAGAAATGCAATTTCCATCCAAACCAAAGTAACTTTCAAATCCAAAGTGAGTGAAAGATGATTTCAGTCCTCCATGATCAGGGCACAGTGTAAACAGACCCTCACCACTGCACTGGAGTATCAAGGGTCAAATTAAAGTCAAAGTCAATATAAAGTCAAACTCTAAGGTCTAAAGCACTCCTGGTGAACTTGTGATGTGTTTATTGATATGACAGCAAGGTTGAGATCACTAACTCGTctatgtacatgtacacatcCACATGCCAAGGCattctataaataaacacaaacaccagcagcaacaacaaaagctgcaatgttattaaaataaactcacTTGCACTCAAGTTACAGGTAAATCCCCAAGTTTTAAAATTAGTGAAAGATTTAGAGAGATTTACTCACTGATCTTTTTGCTCCagctccccctccctccctttgTCAACACTATAAACTTGTGCTCTGGAGTCAATACACgcggaaagattttttttttcccctaaccGTTTTGTGTCAAATCCCGCCTCCGACTCAACGATTGGTTAGTACTTTGTATGTACGCAGATTTTAACTGGCTACCAGCATGTGAGTGTAATATCCTAACCAATCGAAGCGAAGAAGGCGGGATTTGTCAGAAAACGGGTGGAAAATTATTTTAGTGTCAGTTCGTTCAATTGGGCTGAGGGAAAAAGGTTTTGACCAATCATGAGCGAGTTTGAAACGCCCATTTCCAAGCGGTCTCATATAAGATACACGCTTTTCAAGGTGAGTGTgggataaataaaacaaaacgaGAAATATTATACTTGTAattcttgttttttattgtgctttttaTGTACGTGCCATTTACACACTAGTTTAAAGGCTCACGGCGTCTGTTAGTGTTATCAgattaacaataacaatcatATTGACATGCtataatgctaatgctaactcaCTACATagtcattttattcattacaacTTATTTAAGACAAGATTGTACACGTGTATATGgttcaaatataatatattttattcgCGATAATTTATTGGAACATTTCTTAAAGAGTACATTTAATTATGTGCGTCAATTTATGCAAATGAAGGATCTTTTAATTACATGTACATTAAATACttaattataccaaatatattatttcttaaGAAACAGACTTTCACAAAAATGTgtcaaaaaattatttttattattgtttattgagTAAGAACTGATCTGATAACTGACCCattttttcaaatgtttgtgttgatttttatatttttattatttgcaattatttttttattaaattcattactatttttttaagtatcGTTTATTAGGAGCAGGTTTATGAATGCAGGTCATCTAGGAACTAAATTTTTTGGttctgaacaaaaaaaagtgccaactggtgtgatttataaagattttatttattatgatgtcATTTTGTCAAGTGGGTGGAGCACAAGTTTCTAATTCTAGATAATTACTTTGTCCTGATTATAATTATTTCAGCTTGGCTTCAGCATATACTTGGTACTTTAACCTGGATGAATATAacttaatgttaatgtattccAAGGTGCTCGAGAACCGCTCGAGGAAGTGCATAAAGAAAATGGGGCTGCTTTCGGCCCTGACTCGAGGACTGGTTCGGGGAGCAGACCGCACAGCAGAGTTCACCAGTAAACGAGGCCCTAGGACCTTCTACAAAAGCCGAGGAGCCAGGCCAGCCGGAGTGCTGACCTCCAGCAGGAAGTTCATCCCTGTGCGGGAAATGATCCCGGAGTTCGTCGTTCCCAATCTGGAAGGCTTCAAGCTAAAGGCGTACGTGTCGTACAAGACCCCGCCAGGTACAGAGCAGCCCATGACTGCTGAGAGCCTCTTCAACCAGACTGTAGCTCCGCACATCCAGAGAGACTTTGAAGCTAACGAGTTTGACCCACAGCAGCTGGAGAAATACGGCTTAGAGAAGACACAGGAGGGGAAGCTGTTCAAATTGTACCCCAAAAACTTTATACGTTAAATGTCTTAAAAGTGATGAATGGACTGTGAAATGTTTTGTAGACACCAGTGTTGTATTGTTGAAAACACAATTTGCATACTATAAATTAAATTTgaccttaaaaaacaaaaagatgctCAGTTGTTTTGCTACAATAATCCATATAACAGGATTCATAATTCAGAACTCATAATTTAGTGTTCAATAACTCAGAAAATAGTCCAGTTTAAGCAAGGTATAAAGTGGAATGAGGTGCAGTGGCGAGTTAAGGGAATATTTCTAAAGCAGATGGAACTTTGGGTGGAATTTAGGGCCAGTAGGTCCTGTGAGGCTGACAATCTGCTGAGAATAATCATTAGACATCATGTACTTCTTCAGCTGGTCCCAGTTTGGGGTTGCCACAGGTTTTACaaacggatgcccttcctgacacaacccacCCATTTTATCCAGGCCTGGGACCAGCACTAAGAtttaacccctcagtggctgggaatcgaacccaggccATGATAGTAAGAGCAATAGGTCCTGCCGCTGGACCAACAGGGAACATCGTTTAGTAATATGATGTATTATCCCCAGAGACATACATgcatcttttatatatatatatatatacacacacacacacaactgatggttaggggccttgctcaggggcccaatagTAGCAATTTTGTGgtcctgagatttgaactcacaaccttctgatcagtaaatCAATGTGTTTACCAATGAGCTTACCCTAGTTATTGTTGctattaaaaagttttaaaaacatttcaaaaaatatatagatatatatgctTGCACACAGTATACATCTATAAATAACAGGAGAAAACCAAATCAAT encodes:
- the mrpl41 gene encoding 39S ribosomal protein L41, mitochondrial codes for the protein MSEFETPISKRSHIRYTLFKVLENRSRKCIKKMGLLSALTRGLVRGADRTAEFTSKRGPRTFYKSRGARPAGVLTSSRKFIPVREMIPEFVVPNLEGFKLKAYVSYKTPPGTEQPMTAESLFNQTVAPHIQRDFEANEFDPQQLEKYGLEKTQEGKLFKLYPKNFIR